One window from the genome of Faecalibacterium sp. HTF-F encodes:
- the asnS gene encoding asparagine--tRNA ligase translates to MERTEIVSLFKNTPADGTEITVCGWAKNIRDSKNIGFIALSDGGCFKTLQVVLEAGKLANYDEVIHTGLYSSLRIKGRLVLTPQAKQPFELNADSVEILGDCPAEEYPLQKKKMSMEYLRTMPTLRPRTNTFNAAFRVRSVAAYAIHKFFQENGFVYAHSPLLTASDCEGAGEMFRVTTLDLENVPKNEDGTVDYTQDFFEKPVNLTVSGQLEAEAMAMAFGKVYTFGPTFRAEKSFTTRHAAEFWMIEPEMAFCDLSGYMDTAEAMTKYVIRYVLDNCPDEMAFFNQFIDKGLIERLELVANSEFGRISYTEAIEILKKNNKKFQFPVEWGVDIQTEHERYLTEVVFKKPVFVTDYPKEIKSFYMKQNPDGKTVAAADMLVPGIGELIGGSQREEDYDKLVARMDELGLDKSSYDWYLNLRKFGGVEHSGYGLGFERMIMYLTGIQNIRDVLPFPRTAYGF, encoded by the coding sequence ATGGAACGTACCGAGATCGTTTCGCTGTTCAAAAACACCCCCGCCGACGGCACCGAGATCACCGTCTGCGGCTGGGCAAAGAACATCCGAGACTCCAAGAACATCGGCTTCATCGCCCTGTCGGACGGCGGCTGCTTCAAGACCCTGCAGGTGGTGCTGGAAGCCGGCAAGCTGGCCAACTACGATGAGGTCATCCACACCGGTCTGTACAGCAGCCTGCGCATCAAGGGCAGGCTGGTGCTCACCCCGCAGGCAAAGCAGCCCTTTGAGCTGAACGCCGACAGCGTGGAGATCCTGGGCGACTGCCCCGCAGAGGAATATCCTCTGCAGAAAAAGAAGATGAGCATGGAGTATCTGCGCACCATGCCCACCCTGCGCCCCCGCACCAACACCTTCAACGCTGCATTCCGGGTGCGCAGCGTCGCCGCTTATGCGATCCACAAGTTCTTCCAGGAGAACGGCTTCGTCTACGCACACTCTCCGCTGCTGACCGCCTCCGACTGTGAGGGCGCCGGTGAAATGTTCCGCGTCACCACGCTGGATCTGGAGAATGTGCCCAAGAACGAGGATGGCACTGTGGATTACACCCAGGACTTCTTCGAGAAGCCGGTCAATCTGACCGTTTCCGGCCAGCTGGAAGCCGAGGCCATGGCCATGGCATTCGGCAAGGTGTACACCTTCGGCCCCACCTTCCGCGCCGAGAAGAGCTTCACCACCCGCCACGCCGCCGAGTTCTGGATGATCGAGCCGGAGATGGCATTCTGCGACCTGTCCGGCTACATGGACACTGCCGAGGCTATGACCAAGTACGTCATCCGCTACGTGCTGGACAACTGCCCGGATGAAATGGCCTTCTTCAATCAGTTCATCGACAAGGGCCTCATCGAGCGTCTGGAGCTGGTGGCAAACAGCGAGTTTGGCCGCATCAGCTACACCGAGGCCATCGAGATCCTGAAGAAGAACAACAAGAAGTTCCAGTTCCCTGTGGAGTGGGGCGTGGACATCCAGACCGAGCACGAGCGCTACCTGACCGAGGTGGTGTTCAAGAAGCCTGTGTTCGTCACCGACTACCCGAAGGAGATCAAGAGCTTCTACATGAAGCAGAACCCGGACGGCAAGACCGTGGCAGCCGCAGATATGCTGGTGCCCGGCATCGGCGAGCTGATCGGCGGCAGCCAGCGTGAAGAGGACTACGACAAGCTGGTAGCACGCATGGACGAGCTGGGTCTGGACAAGTCCAGCTACGACTGGTATCTGAACCTGCGCAAGTTCGGCGGCGTGGAGCACTCCGGCTACGGCTTGGGCTTCGAGCGCATGATCATGTACCTCACGGGCATCCAGAACATCCGTGATGTGCTGCCCTTCCCCCGCACCGCATACGGCTTCTGA
- a CDS encoding A/G-specific adenine glycosylase: MENISPALLDWFYKNQRSLPFRTDPSPYHVWLSEIMLQQTRVSAALPYYQRFLAALPDIPALAACGEEKLHKLWEGLGYYSRVRNLQKAARIVCEQYGGQLPADYDALRALPGIGDYTAGAIASISFGIPVPAVDGNVLRVFSRLYNDPAVVTEPAVKKAFTARVMEHQPPDAAGDYNQALMELGALVCVPNGAPLCEKCPLAAVCRARAAGTAPELPHKTAPKPRRMEPVTLALLESPAGFLLQQRPAKGLLAGLWQPVLWEGEALAAGEVLARLRAMGLDTGCAAPDVLPAAKHIFSHIEWHMSGILLHLPAQSAPAGCVWASREALQAEYTLPGAFKSYKKLMV; the protein is encoded by the coding sequence GTGGAAAATATCTCTCCTGCCCTGCTGGACTGGTTCTACAAAAACCAGCGCAGCCTGCCCTTCCGCACCGACCCCAGCCCCTACCATGTATGGCTCAGCGAGATCATGCTGCAGCAGACCCGGGTCTCGGCGGCGCTGCCCTACTACCAACGCTTTCTCGCCGCCCTGCCGGACATCCCGGCCCTTGCCGCCTGCGGGGAGGAAAAGCTGCACAAGCTGTGGGAGGGCCTTGGCTACTACAGCCGGGTGCGCAACCTGCAAAAGGCTGCACGCATCGTCTGCGAGCAGTACGGCGGACAGCTGCCCGCCGACTACGATGCCCTGCGGGCCCTGCCCGGCATCGGGGACTACACGGCGGGGGCCATTGCCTCCATCAGCTTCGGCATCCCGGTGCCGGCGGTGGACGGAAATGTGCTGCGGGTGTTTTCCCGCCTGTACAACGACCCTGCCGTTGTCACCGAACCGGCGGTGAAAAAGGCCTTTACGGCCCGGGTCATGGAGCATCAGCCGCCAGACGCTGCGGGCGACTACAATCAGGCCCTCATGGAGCTGGGGGCGCTGGTCTGTGTGCCGAACGGTGCGCCTTTGTGCGAAAAATGCCCGCTGGCGGCAGTCTGCCGCGCCCGGGCGGCGGGCACCGCGCCGGAGCTGCCCCATAAGACTGCGCCAAAGCCCCGGCGCATGGAGCCGGTGACGCTGGCCCTGCTGGAAAGCCCGGCGGGCTTCCTTTTGCAGCAGCGACCCGCAAAAGGCCTGCTGGCCGGGCTGTGGCAGCCGGTGCTGTGGGAGGGCGAAGCCCTTGCTGCCGGAGAGGTCCTTGCCCGTCTGCGGGCCATGGGGCTGGACACGGGCTGCGCTGCGCCGGACGTCCTGCCCGCCGCAAAGCATATCTTCAGCCATATCGAGTGGCACATGAGCGGCATCCTGCTGCATCTGCCTGCCCAGAGCGCCCCGGCGGGCTGCGTCTGGGCCAGCCGGGAAGCTTTGCAGGCGGAGTATACCCTGCCCGGTGCATTTAAGTCATATAAGAAGCTTATGGTATGA
- a CDS encoding phosphatase translates to MKKSCLVAVITVLAAVAGALAAVAVYLHRREKELDEYERLLFGEDDAETVEPAAPAEDSAPAEDAAE, encoded by the coding sequence ATGAAGAAATCTTGCCTGGTCGCTGTGATCACTGTTCTGGCTGCTGTTGCCGGTGCCCTTGCCGCTGTTGCTGTTTATCTGCACCGCCGTGAGAAGGAACTGGACGAGTACGAGCGTCTGCTGTTCGGCGAGGACGATGCTGAGACCGTTGAGCCCGCTGCTCCCGCTGAGGATTCTGCCCCTGCCGAGGACGCCGCAGAATAA
- a CDS encoding murein hydrolase activator EnvC family protein: MKRFLLWLVGVVLGVGVFLGAVMGVSYAFTTEGSCPDSAAQFGGEALESNGACWQVPLIGGQLDKVFASPATLTVQKLGILYTAHPALTLPDWSVYTTLTIRTASGETVFTGTASEYESFLFPANGEYKAELTVWRVPEGGTVMQFEGGSTGAVRRNLRLEKPAKPTGWYRYAFRFTLQASAEAELSAERVEQGGVVGLRISGMTGDAAPTVETDLGNVQCVRAPDGWRAYIPAAYNASSGGHEVNITVNGETVSRSIVVLPRDFGTVDAEPEPDASEAANTQFRNAVWGLYEAPAREKLWQGGFVNPVESYTTLVDYGQVRVANGRQGSRSNSTKLYTIPGEPCRAPANGVVVLAAELALTGNTVVIDHGCGMRSYLYGLQALSVSAGQTVEKGQAVGVLGEELTMDFKLGSKSVNPWPLFQTSGGLFWKENG; encoded by the coding sequence ATGAAGCGTTTTCTGCTCTGGCTCGTGGGTGTGGTGCTGGGCGTCGGGGTGTTTCTGGGCGCGGTGATGGGGGTGAGCTACGCCTTTACCACCGAGGGCAGCTGCCCGGACAGTGCGGCGCAGTTCGGCGGTGAAGCGCTGGAGAGCAACGGAGCCTGCTGGCAGGTGCCGCTAATCGGCGGACAGCTGGATAAGGTGTTCGCCAGCCCGGCGACCCTCACGGTGCAGAAGCTGGGCATCCTGTACACGGCCCACCCGGCCCTCACCCTGCCGGACTGGTCCGTCTATACCACCCTGACCATCCGGACAGCTTCCGGCGAGACGGTGTTCACGGGCACCGCCAGTGAATACGAGAGCTTTCTGTTCCCGGCCAATGGCGAATACAAGGCTGAATTGACCGTCTGGCGGGTGCCGGAGGGCGGCACCGTGATGCAGTTCGAGGGCGGCAGCACCGGAGCTGTGCGCAGGAATCTGAGGCTGGAAAAGCCCGCAAAGCCCACCGGCTGGTATCGTTATGCCTTCCGGTTCACCCTGCAGGCCAGCGCAGAGGCAGAGCTTTCGGCCGAGCGGGTAGAGCAGGGCGGCGTGGTGGGCCTGCGCATTTCCGGCATGACCGGCGATGCGGCCCCCACGGTGGAAACAGACCTCGGCAATGTGCAGTGCGTGCGTGCACCGGATGGCTGGCGGGCCTATATCCCGGCGGCTTACAACGCTTCCTCCGGCGGGCATGAGGTGAACATCACGGTGAACGGCGAGACGGTCAGCCGCAGCATCGTCGTGCTGCCCAGAGATTTCGGCACGGTGGATGCGGAGCCGGAGCCGGATGCATCGGAAGCGGCGAACACCCAGTTCCGCAATGCGGTCTGGGGCCTGTACGAAGCACCTGCCCGGGAAAAGCTCTGGCAGGGCGGCTTTGTGAACCCTGTGGAAAGCTACACCACGCTGGTGGATTACGGTCAGGTCAGGGTGGCCAACGGCCGGCAGGGCAGCCGCTCCAACTCCACAAAGCTCTACACCATTCCCGGCGAGCCCTGCCGCGCCCCGGCAAACGGCGTGGTGGTGCTGGCCGCAGAGCTGGCCCTCACCGGAAACACGGTGGTCATTGACCACGGCTGCGGGATGCGCAGCTACCTGTATGGGCTGCAGGCACTTTCTGTCTCTGCCGGGCAGACGGTGGAAAAGGGGCAGGCCGTGGGCGTGCTGGGCGAGGAGCTGACCATGGACTTCAAGCTTGGCAGCAAGAGCGTGAACCCATGGCCGCTGTTCCAGACCTCCGGCGGTTTGTTCTGGAAGGAGAACGGCTGA